One Terriglobales bacterium genomic region harbors:
- a CDS encoding SGNH/GDSL hydrolase family protein, with amino-acid sequence MSPGKLDASKRDLPIHFGGRPFTTIRAGEFVISDPVETRIPELSTVSISLYVPEQPIAIITCHELAVSTNFVGRGNTFKHRKTKMSATSSWYFLSGIDVQAEESAIAVVALGDSITDGMSSTQDANRRWPDVLAVRLQNDPELRHVAVLNAGIIGNRVLRDEIGPNAIARFDRDVLRRPGVKCLVLLEGINDIDWIRSDENVSDSAELISGLRKLIERAHSETLFVIGGTIPPYGGAEGFIDRGNSIRHAVNTWYRTENVVDGIADFDQALRNPEQPDKLDSKYDSGDHVHPNDAGYAAMAMSINLELIRSCAEGHDSPMQRRR; translated from the coding sequence TGTCGCCGGGTAAGCTGGACGCTTCCAAGAGAGATTTACCAATACACTTCGGCGGACGACCTTTTACTACAATTCGCGCTGGCGAGTTCGTTATTAGCGATCCAGTTGAAACACGGATCCCTGAGCTATCGACAGTTTCAATCAGCCTTTATGTTCCTGAGCAGCCCATTGCGATCATCACTTGTCACGAATTGGCCGTATCCACAAACTTCGTGGGTCGAGGAAACACCTTCAAACATCGGAAGACAAAAATGTCGGCCACCTCCTCCTGGTACTTCCTTTCCGGCATTGACGTGCAAGCTGAAGAGTCGGCAATCGCAGTTGTGGCGCTCGGAGACTCCATTACTGACGGGATGTCATCTACGCAGGATGCCAACCGGCGTTGGCCAGACGTTTTGGCCGTTAGGCTGCAAAATGATCCCGAACTGCGCCATGTGGCGGTTCTGAACGCCGGGATTATTGGAAATCGCGTTCTTCGTGACGAAATCGGCCCTAACGCCATTGCTCGCTTCGACCGCGACGTTCTGCGTCGGCCAGGAGTCAAATGCCTGGTCCTGTTAGAAGGGATCAACGATATTGATTGGATTCGCAGTGACGAAAATGTTTCAGATTCGGCAGAATTAATCTCAGGATTGAGAAAGCTGATTGAGCGCGCACATTCGGAAACACTGTTTGTGATTGGAGGTACCATTCCGCCGTATGGCGGCGCTGAAGGGTTCATTGACAGGGGTAATTCGATACGCCATGCCGTCAACACTTGGTATCGAACCGAAAACGTGGTCGATGGCATAGCTGATTTTGATCAGGCTCTCCGGAATCCAGAACAGCCAGACAAATTGGACTCTAAATATGACTCGGGAGATCACGTTCACCCAAACGACGCCGGGTACGCTGCCATGGCTATGTCCATCAATCTGGAACTGATCCGCTCATGTGCAGAAGGACATGACTCCCCAATGCAGAGACGTAGATAG